Proteins found in one Amycolatopsis aidingensis genomic segment:
- a CDS encoding FAD-binding protein, protein MADPAETYTDVLVIGFGAAGACAAIEAAEAGAEVLVVDRFAGGGASALSGGVVYAGGGTEQQRAAGVADSEQAMYDYLRLEAGDVVSEPTLRRFCSGSTAMITWLERQGVPFEGSLCPDKTSYPNDDYYLYYSGSEAAGAFRQVAPPAPRGHRVKGRGTSGKLLFARLAAAARRRGVRVLPQSRARGLLTGPDGTVTGVVLDSLRDAPAWVRAAHRLLARYAAKPGLYVPALGRLLNRGVTALERRFARELRVTARRGVVLAAGGFVANRGLMREHAPAYRGGLPLGTAGDDGSGIRLGVEAGAATAALDRISAWRFLTPPSAFLGGILVGADGRRVIDESRYGAAIGEALISGHGGRGWLLIDRAIVREARRTARAQSQWFQWLQALYLLGRGRVSADSVEAVARRAGVDPEGLAASVRAYNAAAEGGGADPEGKPAEFSRPLRTPPYSLVDVSIRPNLGYPCPMLTLGGLVVDEDTGQVRGRDGAPVPGLYAAGRSAVGICSRSYVSGLSLADCVFSGRRAGSHAAVPAVDRSIVD, encoded by the coding sequence ATGGCAGATCCCGCGGAAACGTACACCGATGTCCTGGTGATCGGGTTCGGCGCGGCCGGGGCCTGCGCGGCCATCGAGGCCGCCGAGGCGGGGGCCGAGGTCCTGGTGGTGGACCGGTTCGCAGGGGGAGGGGCGAGCGCCCTTTCCGGCGGTGTGGTGTACGCGGGCGGCGGCACCGAGCAGCAGCGCGCCGCCGGGGTGGCCGACTCGGAACAGGCGATGTACGACTACCTCCGGCTGGAGGCCGGGGACGTGGTGAGCGAACCGACCCTGCGTCGCTTCTGCTCCGGCAGCACCGCCATGATCACCTGGCTGGAGCGGCAGGGGGTGCCGTTCGAGGGCAGCCTGTGCCCGGACAAGACCTCGTATCCCAATGACGACTACTACCTGTACTACTCGGGCAGTGAGGCGGCGGGGGCATTTCGCCAGGTGGCGCCGCCCGCGCCGCGCGGGCACCGGGTGAAGGGGCGGGGTACCTCGGGCAAGCTGCTGTTCGCCCGCCTCGCGGCGGCGGCGCGGCGGCGTGGTGTCCGGGTGCTGCCCCAGTCGCGTGCCCGCGGGCTGCTGACCGGCCCGGACGGCACGGTCACCGGAGTGGTACTGGACAGCCTGCGGGACGCCCCGGCCTGGGTGCGGGCCGCGCATCGGCTGCTGGCACGGTACGCGGCCAAACCCGGTCTCTACGTGCCCGCGCTTGGCAGGCTGCTGAACCGCGGGGTGACCGCGCTGGAGCGGCGGTTCGCCCGGGAGTTGCGGGTCACGGCGCGCCGTGGGGTGGTGCTGGCGGCGGGCGGTTTCGTGGCCAACCGGGGGCTGATGCGCGAGCACGCGCCCGCCTACCGGGGCGGGCTCCCGCTGGGCACGGCGGGTGACGACGGCTCAGGGATCCGGCTCGGGGTCGAGGCGGGTGCGGCGACGGCCGCGCTGGACCGGATCTCGGCCTGGCGGTTCCTCACCCCGCCGAGCGCCTTCCTCGGTGGGATCCTGGTCGGTGCCGACGGCCGCAGGGTGATCGACGAGTCCCGCTACGGCGCCGCTATCGGCGAGGCGCTGATCAGCGGGCACGGCGGCCGGGGCTGGCTGCTCATCGACCGCGCGATCGTGCGCGAGGCCCGGCGCACCGCCCGCGCACAGAGCCAGTGGTTCCAGTGGCTGCAGGCGCTCTACCTGCTGGGCAGGGGCCGGGTCAGCGCGGACTCGGTCGAGGCCGTGGCGCGGCGCGCCGGGGTGGACCCTGAGGGGCTCGCCGCCTCGGTGCGGGCATACAACGCGGCCGCCGAGGGTGGGGGAGCGGACCCGGAAGGCAAACCGGCGGAGTTCAGCCGACCGTTGCGCACCCCGCCGTACTCGCTGGTGGACGTCTCGATCCGGCCGAACCTCGGCTACCCCTGCCCGATGCTGACCCTCGGCGGGCTGGTCGTGGACGAGGACACCGGGCAGGTCCGCGGGCGGGACGGCGCGCCGGTGCCAGGGCTCTACGCCGCGGGCCGGTCCGCGGTGGGAATATGTTCTCGCTCCTACGTCAGCGGGCTGTCGCTCGCGGACTGCGTGTTCTCCGGCCGCCGTGCCGGTTCGCATGCAGCCGTTCCCGCGGTCGACCGATCCATAGTGGACTGA
- the kstD gene encoding 3-oxosteroid 1-dehydrogenase, whose product MTSQGGHEEFDVVVVGSGAAGMTAALAAAHAGLQVVVVEKAGRFGGSTARSGGGVWIPNNEALVAAGVRDTPERAREYLAAIVGDVVPAELRETYLDRGPEVLAFLHQRTPLRMRWVRDYADYHPEAPGGRAGGRSVEPGPLDGRILGAELANLEPPYSALPKGVPMTQADFRWLSLVARHPRGLLRLCGLGLRTLAGRVTGKNLLSMGQALAAGLRAGLLRAAVPVWLDTPLTGLEMANGRVTGARVEREGRQVLLRARRGVVLASGGFEHNEEMRVKYQRPPIGTEWTVGAKANTGDGISAGLALGAAVDLMDDAWWGPSIPLTGGPWFALAERSRPGCVLVNGRGRRFVNESAPYVEAVHAMYGDGDGPAENIPTWLVFDQRYRNRYMFTGLGPRQPLPGRWFKAGIAAKAGTLAELAERIEVPAGELVATVERFNAFARAGEDEDFGRGRSAYDHYYGDPRNRPNPSLGALERAPFYAVRIVPGDLGTKGGLRIDTRARVLREDGSVITGLYAAGNASAAVMGHTYAGPGATIGPAMVFGYLAAEHLAINNPTSEAVERAGGGNR is encoded by the coding sequence ATGACGAGCCAAGGCGGCCACGAGGAGTTCGACGTCGTCGTGGTCGGCAGCGGGGCCGCGGGCATGACCGCCGCGCTCGCCGCCGCCCATGCCGGGCTCCAGGTCGTGGTGGTCGAGAAGGCCGGCCGGTTCGGCGGGTCCACCGCCCGTTCCGGTGGCGGCGTGTGGATCCCGAACAACGAGGCACTGGTGGCCGCGGGAGTACGGGACACGCCCGAGCGGGCGCGCGAGTACCTGGCCGCCATCGTCGGCGACGTGGTGCCCGCCGAGCTGCGCGAGACCTACCTGGACCGGGGTCCCGAGGTGCTCGCCTTCCTGCACCAGCGCACCCCGTTGCGGATGCGCTGGGTCCGGGACTACGCCGACTACCACCCGGAGGCACCCGGTGGCCGCGCCGGCGGCCGGTCGGTGGAGCCAGGGCCGCTGGACGGCCGGATCCTGGGCGCGGAGCTGGCGAACCTAGAGCCGCCGTACAGCGCGCTGCCCAAGGGCGTGCCGATGACCCAGGCCGACTTCCGCTGGCTCAGCCTGGTGGCACGGCATCCACGCGGGCTGCTCCGGCTGTGCGGGCTGGGCCTGCGCACCCTCGCCGGCCGGGTCACCGGCAAGAACCTGCTGTCCATGGGCCAGGCGCTGGCCGCGGGCCTGCGCGCGGGCCTGCTGCGCGCAGCGGTACCGGTATGGCTGGACACCCCGCTGACCGGCCTTGAGATGGCGAACGGCCGGGTCACCGGGGCGCGGGTGGAGCGCGAAGGCAGGCAGGTACTGCTACGCGCCCGGCGCGGGGTGGTGCTGGCCTCCGGCGGCTTCGAGCACAACGAGGAGATGCGCGTCAAGTACCAGCGTCCCCCGATCGGCACCGAGTGGACGGTGGGCGCGAAGGCCAACACCGGGGACGGGATCAGCGCGGGCCTGGCGCTGGGCGCGGCGGTGGACCTGATGGACGACGCCTGGTGGGGGCCGTCCATCCCGCTCACCGGCGGGCCCTGGTTCGCCCTTGCCGAGCGCTCGCGACCTGGCTGCGTGCTGGTCAACGGGCGGGGCAGGCGGTTCGTCAACGAGTCGGCCCCGTATGTGGAGGCCGTGCACGCCATGTACGGCGATGGCGACGGCCCGGCCGAGAACATCCCCACCTGGCTGGTGTTCGACCAGCGCTACCGCAACCGGTACATGTTCACCGGTCTCGGCCCACGCCAGCCGCTGCCGGGGCGCTGGTTCAAGGCCGGGATCGCGGCCAAGGCGGGCACGCTGGCCGAGCTGGCCGAGCGGATCGAGGTACCGGCCGGCGAGCTGGTGGCCACGGTGGAGCGGTTCAACGCCTTCGCCCGCGCCGGCGAGGATGAGGACTTCGGCCGCGGGCGCAGCGCCTACGACCACTACTACGGCGACCCGCGTAACCGGCCGAATCCCAGCCTCGGTGCGCTGGAGCGGGCGCCCTTCTACGCGGTCCGGATCGTGCCCGGTGACCTGGGCACCAAGGGTGGGCTGCGGATCGACACCAGGGCACGGGTGCTGCGCGAGGACGGTTCGGTGATCACCGGGCTGTACGCGGCTGGCAACGCCAGCGCCGCCGTGATGGGCCATACCTACGCGGGTCCTGGCGCGACCATCGGACCGGCCATGGTGTTCGGCTACCTTGCGGCCGAACACCTTGCGATCAACAATCCGACCAGCGAGGCGGTCGAGCGAGCAGGTGGAGGTAACCGATGA
- a CDS encoding Rieske 2Fe-2S domain-containing protein, with protein sequence MTKADGVRTIDAGAPPARFARGWHCLGLAETFKDGKPHAINAFGTKLVVFQSQDDGKLNVLDGYCRHMGGDLTQGTIKGNEVACPFHDWRWAGNGKCVSIPYAKRVPLRARTRSWITMEENKQLFVWNDPEGNPPPDDVVIPRIEGVFNGEWSNWTWDSVLIEGANCREIVDNVVDMAHFFYIHFAFPTYFKNVFEGHIATQYLNTKGRPDVGMASNYGGEENLLRSEASYYGPSYMINTLLNTYKGLEIENVLINCHYPVTEDSFVLQWGVIVKKLPGVSDEQADKIAGKFAKSIGVGFMQDVEIWKNKTRIDNPLLCEEDGPVYQLRRWYDQFYVDAAEVTEDMTGRFEFEVDTTRANEVWSKEVADNLARQQEAGV encoded by the coding sequence ATGACCAAGGCAGATGGCGTGCGCACGATCGACGCCGGCGCCCCGCCGGCCCGGTTCGCCCGCGGCTGGCACTGCCTCGGCCTCGCCGAGACGTTCAAGGACGGCAAGCCACACGCGATCAACGCCTTCGGCACCAAACTCGTGGTGTTCCAGAGCCAGGACGACGGCAAGCTCAACGTGCTGGACGGCTACTGCCGGCACATGGGCGGCGACCTCACCCAGGGCACGATCAAGGGCAACGAGGTCGCCTGCCCCTTCCACGACTGGCGCTGGGCCGGCAACGGCAAGTGTGTCTCGATCCCCTACGCAAAACGGGTTCCGCTGCGGGCCAGGACCCGCTCCTGGATCACCATGGAGGAGAACAAGCAGCTGTTCGTATGGAACGACCCTGAGGGCAACCCGCCGCCGGATGACGTGGTGATCCCCCGGATCGAGGGCGTCTTCAACGGCGAGTGGAGCAACTGGACCTGGGACTCGGTGCTCATCGAGGGCGCCAACTGCCGCGAGATCGTGGATAACGTGGTGGACATGGCGCACTTCTTCTACATCCACTTCGCCTTCCCGACCTACTTCAAGAACGTGTTCGAGGGACATATCGCCACCCAGTACCTGAACACCAAGGGCAGGCCGGACGTGGGGATGGCCTCGAACTACGGCGGCGAGGAGAACCTGCTGCGCTCGGAGGCCTCGTACTACGGTCCCTCGTACATGATCAACACCTTGCTGAACACCTACAAGGGTCTCGAGATCGAGAACGTCCTGATCAACTGTCACTACCCTGTTACGGAGGACTCCTTCGTGCTGCAATGGGGCGTGATCGTCAAGAAGCTGCCCGGGGTTTCCGACGAGCAGGCGGACAAGATCGCGGGCAAGTTCGCCAAGAGCATCGGCGTCGGCTTCATGCAGGACGTGGAAATCTGGAAGAACAAGACCCGGATCGACAACCCGCTGCTGTGCGAGGAGGACGGGCCGGTTTACCAGCTACGTCGCTGGTACGACCAGTTCTATGTGGACGCGGCCGAGGTCACCGAGGACATGACCGGCCGGTTCGAGTTCGAAGTGGACACCACGAGGGCGAACGAGGTGTGGTCCAAGGAGGTCGCCGACAACCTGGCCCGGCAGCAGGAGGCCGGGGTGTGA
- a CDS encoding ferredoxin--NADP reductase: MPESHVLRVAEVVEETADACSVVFDPTPEQARRLEYRPGQFLTVRVPSERCGSVARCYSLSSSPHTGDAPKITVKRTADGYASHWICDNLRAGADLEVLPPSGVFTPASLEEDLLLFAAGSGITPVISIVKSVLAKGTGRLVLIYANRDERSVIFGTELRELAAAAPDRLTVVHWLETVQGLPDAERLRALATPFAGYQAFVCGPKPFMTAATSALKALDVPRNRMRTEKFVSLGGNPFEKVKPAEVSSEEQGPASVHVELDGQQHSFSWPRKQKLLDLLLEHGLDAPFSCRAGACSACACRITSGEVRMLENDVLEPDDLDEGIVLACQSLPVTDDVSVSYE; this comes from the coding sequence GTGCCTGAGTCTCACGTGCTGCGGGTCGCCGAGGTGGTCGAGGAGACCGCGGACGCCTGCTCGGTGGTGTTCGACCCGACCCCGGAGCAGGCCCGGCGACTGGAGTACCGGCCGGGGCAGTTCCTCACCGTGCGGGTGCCGAGCGAGCGGTGCGGTTCGGTGGCGCGGTGCTACTCGTTGTCCAGCTCTCCACATACCGGGGACGCGCCGAAAATCACGGTCAAGCGTACCGCGGATGGTTACGCCTCCCATTGGATCTGCGACAACCTGCGGGCCGGAGCGGACCTGGAGGTGCTGCCGCCCAGTGGCGTGTTCACCCCGGCCTCGCTGGAGGAGGATCTGCTGCTGTTCGCCGCGGGTAGCGGGATCACCCCGGTCATCTCGATCGTGAAATCGGTGCTGGCAAAGGGAACCGGCAGGCTGGTGCTGATCTACGCCAACCGGGACGAGCGCTCGGTGATCTTCGGCACGGAACTGCGGGAGCTGGCCGCGGCCGCGCCGGACCGGCTCACCGTGGTGCACTGGCTGGAGACCGTGCAGGGCTTGCCGGACGCCGAACGGCTGCGGGCACTGGCCACGCCGTTCGCCGGGTACCAGGCGTTTGTCTGCGGACCCAAGCCGTTCATGACCGCCGCGACCAGCGCGCTGAAGGCACTGGACGTGCCGCGGAACCGGATGCGCACGGAGAAGTTCGTCTCGTTGGGCGGTAACCCGTTCGAGAAGGTGAAACCGGCGGAGGTCAGCTCGGAGGAGCAGGGACCGGCCTCGGTACACGTCGAACTGGATGGGCAGCAGCACTCCTTTTCCTGGCCGCGAAAGCAGAAACTGCTGGACTTGTTGCTGGAGCATGGCCTGGACGCACCCTTCTCCTGCCGGGCAGGCGCGTGCAGTGCCTGCGCCTGCCGGATAACCTCGGGCGAGGTGCGCATGCTGGAGAACGACGTGCTCGAACCGGACGATCTGGACGAGGGCATCGTGCTGGCCTGCCAGTCCCTTCCGGTCACCGACGACGTGTCCGTCAGCTACGAGTAG
- a CDS encoding MaoC/PaaZ C-terminal domain-containing protein has protein sequence MPIDPAVAIGAELDELRFAWTSSDVLLYHLALGAGANPTDAAELRYAYEADLRVLPSFATVAPNLRTFEPPSVSFPGVEIDLAKVVHGKQAVTVHRPIPVEGKAVARTRITDVLDKGKAAVILQETTVTEPDGSPLWTAESSIFARGEGGFGGERGSSDRIDPPDRAPDAVVDTPTLPQQALLYRLCGDRNPLHADPEFAARAGFEVPILHGLCTYGVVAKAVTDAMLDADVTRIRSWSAKFAGIVLPGETLRTRIWQENGNLVVTTVALDRDEAPVLTDALLEPTP, from the coding sequence ATGCCCATCGACCCTGCCGTCGCGATCGGTGCCGAACTGGACGAGCTGCGCTTCGCCTGGACCTCCTCCGACGTCCTGCTCTACCACCTCGCCCTCGGCGCAGGTGCGAACCCGACCGATGCCGCCGAGTTGCGCTACGCCTACGAGGCGGACCTGCGGGTGCTGCCGAGTTTCGCCACCGTCGCGCCGAACCTGCGTACCTTCGAACCGCCGTCGGTGTCCTTCCCCGGGGTGGAGATCGATCTCGCCAAGGTGGTGCACGGGAAGCAGGCGGTCACCGTGCACCGGCCGATCCCGGTGGAGGGTAAGGCGGTGGCCCGCACCCGGATCACGGACGTGCTGGACAAGGGCAAGGCCGCGGTGATCCTGCAGGAGACCACGGTGACCGAGCCGGACGGCAGTCCGCTGTGGACTGCCGAATCGAGCATCTTCGCCCGTGGCGAGGGCGGATTCGGGGGCGAGCGCGGGAGCTCGGACCGGATCGACCCGCCGGACCGCGCACCCGACGCCGTTGTCGACACGCCGACACTGCCGCAGCAGGCCCTGCTGTACCGGTTGTGCGGTGACCGCAACCCCCTGCACGCCGACCCCGAATTCGCCGCCCGCGCCGGGTTCGAGGTACCGATCCTGCACGGGTTGTGTACGTACGGGGTGGTTGCCAAAGCCGTCACCGACGCGATGCTGGACGCCGACGTCACCCGCATCCGCTCCTGGTCGGCGAAGTTCGCCGGAATCGTGCTGCCAGGCGAAACCCTGCGCACCCGGATCTGGCAAGAGAACGGCAACCTGGTGGTCACCACCGTCGCCCTGGACCGCGACGAAGCCCCCGTACTCACCGACGCCCTCCTCGAACCCACCCCATAA
- a CDS encoding DUF222 domain-containing protein, which translates to MDRHSSDPHTDPPEDALTTLDALEANERAIAQLEARRVLLVADLTHDRDERVSLVTEIAGRLYWTRHRVEEALALGQHLTRLPNTLAAFREGRIDQEKVKAVVEPTAVLTDQQARDVDQRMSDKLERKDRTSLRRSVRYQVLAVDPDGAARRTRARRAQRSLELIHQDDGVSSLMADLPTEVASAIYARCDRAARRMRKEGDSRTLEQLRADVFADLALREDGTIRAPRTEVYLYFAASSLLGLDEQPGYLAGHGHIPAALARELATHPDSVWRRLLTDPATGHPTDLGRTRYRPPAALDEFVRVRDRECQGIGCHRPSQQCQNDHTTDWAQGGGTNEEELVGYCERDHHLKDLPGWKYEVIDGIPTITTPHGDIHQSPREPLHEPLTPDNDKPPF; encoded by the coding sequence ATGGACAGACACAGTTCTGATCCGCACACGGATCCCCCCGAAGACGCACTCACCACACTCGACGCCTTGGAGGCCAACGAACGCGCCATCGCCCAGCTGGAAGCGCGGCGGGTGCTGCTGGTGGCCGACCTCACCCACGACCGGGACGAACGGGTCTCGCTGGTGACCGAAATCGCCGGACGCCTCTACTGGACCCGGCACCGAGTCGAAGAAGCCCTGGCACTGGGACAGCACCTCACCCGGTTACCGAACACCCTCGCCGCGTTCCGCGAGGGCCGGATTGACCAGGAGAAGGTGAAAGCGGTGGTGGAACCCACCGCGGTCCTCACCGACCAACAAGCCCGCGACGTCGACCAACGGATGAGCGACAAACTGGAACGCAAAGACCGCACCAGCCTGCGGCGGTCGGTGCGCTACCAGGTACTCGCGGTCGACCCCGACGGGGCGGCGCGGCGCACCCGGGCCCGGCGGGCACAACGATCCCTGGAACTCATCCATCAAGACGATGGGGTGTCCAGCCTCATGGCCGACCTCCCGACGGAGGTGGCCAGTGCGATTTATGCACGCTGTGACCGGGCCGCCCGACGGATGCGGAAAGAAGGGGACAGTCGCACGTTGGAGCAGTTGCGGGCGGACGTGTTCGCCGATTTGGCCCTCCGAGAAGACGGCACGATCCGGGCGCCGCGCACGGAGGTGTACCTCTACTTCGCCGCCAGCTCCCTGCTGGGGCTGGACGAGCAGCCCGGATACCTGGCCGGGCACGGGCACATCCCCGCGGCGTTGGCGCGGGAGCTGGCCACCCACCCCGACAGCGTCTGGCGACGGCTGTTGACCGACCCGGCCACCGGGCATCCCACCGACCTCGGACGCACGCGGTACCGGCCCCCGGCGGCACTGGATGAGTTCGTGCGGGTACGAGACCGGGAATGCCAGGGCATCGGGTGCCACCGGCCCTCGCAGCAGTGCCAGAACGACCACACCACCGACTGGGCCCAGGGCGGGGGCACCAACGAAGAAGAGCTGGTGGGCTACTGCGAACGCGACCACCACCTGAAGGACCTGCCGGGATGGAAATACGAGGTGATCGACGGGATACCCACCATCACCACACCCCACGGAGACATCCACCAAAGCCCCCGCGAACCCCTCCACGAACCCCTCACCCCAGACAACGACAAACCACCCTTCTAG
- a CDS encoding endonuclease/exonuclease/phosphatase family protein, with translation MIRARLALLPVLALAVGVLTAPAAQAEPGPGRFEPVRFATFNASLNRAEAGQLITDLSTPDNAQAREVAEVIQRNRPDVLLVNEFDYAAGNLAADLFRDNYLERGQNGAKPIHYPYAFTAPSNTGLPTGFDLNRDGRTGTADDAHGFGFFPGQYGMLVLSKYPIDTGAVRTFQTFRWKDMPGAMLPDDPATPAPADWYSPEVLDVLRLSSKSHWDVPVLVGRARIHFLASHPTPPTFDGAEDRNGTRNHDEIRFWADYVTPGKGGYIYDDAGRRGGLRPGARFVIAGDQNSDPHDGDSVSGAINQLLDARRVIDTWPGSLGGYFAAREQGGANQGHGTPAFFDTADFNDNAPGNLRVDYVLPSRGLLPIGDGVFWPTAGSPLARLNDASDHHLVHVNLLVPGR, from the coding sequence ATGATCCGAGCCCGACTCGCGTTACTGCCCGTGCTGGCGCTGGCCGTCGGAGTGCTGACCGCGCCGGCCGCCCAGGCTGAACCGGGACCGGGCCGGTTCGAGCCGGTCCGCTTCGCCACGTTCAACGCCTCGCTCAACCGCGCCGAGGCTGGGCAGTTGATCACCGACTTGTCCACCCCGGACAACGCGCAGGCCCGCGAGGTCGCCGAGGTGATCCAGCGCAACCGGCCGGACGTGCTGCTGGTCAACGAGTTCGACTATGCGGCGGGTAACCTCGCTGCGGATCTGTTCCGGGACAACTATCTGGAGCGTGGCCAGAACGGCGCCAAGCCGATCCACTATCCGTACGCGTTCACCGCGCCGTCCAACACCGGCTTGCCGACCGGGTTCGATCTCAATCGGGACGGCCGCACCGGCACCGCGGACGACGCGCACGGCTTCGGTTTCTTCCCCGGCCAGTACGGCATGCTGGTGTTGTCGAAGTACCCGATCGACACCGGCGCGGTGCGCACCTTCCAGACGTTCCGCTGGAAGGACATGCCGGGCGCGATGCTGCCCGACGATCCGGCGACCCCGGCTCCCGCGGACTGGTACTCGCCAGAGGTCCTGGACGTGCTGCGCCTGTCGTCGAAGTCGCACTGGGACGTGCCGGTCCTTGTCGGGCGGGCGAGGATTCATTTCCTCGCCTCGCACCCGACGCCGCCCACGTTCGACGGTGCCGAAGACCGCAACGGCACCCGCAACCACGATGAGATTCGCTTCTGGGCCGACTACGTGACCCCCGGCAAGGGTGGCTATATCTACGATGACGCCGGCAGGCGTGGCGGCCTCCGGCCCGGAGCGCGGTTCGTGATCGCCGGCGACCAGAACTCCGACCCGCACGACGGCGACAGCGTGTCAGGCGCGATCAACCAGCTGCTCGACGCGCGGCGGGTGATCGACACGTGGCCGGGCAGCCTCGGCGGCTACTTCGCGGCCAGGGAGCAGGGCGGTGCGAACCAGGGCCATGGCACCCCCGCGTTTTTCGACACCGCGGACTTCAACGACAACGCCCCCGGTAACCTCCGGGTGGACTACGTACTGCCCTCCCGCGGTCTCTTGCCGATCGGCGACGGCGTGTTCTGGCCGACCGCAGGATCGCCGCTGGCTCGGCTGAACGACGCCTCGGATCACCACCTGGTACACGTCAACCTGCTGGTGCCCGGCCGGTAA
- a CDS encoding P-loop NTPase family protein, producing MVAHRIFVYGVTGSGKTTAAARIAAATGLPWHSVDDLTWEPGWVQVPDDEQRRRIAAICAGEEWILDTAYGKWLEIPLARVELIVALDYPRWLSLARLLHRTARRILDRRLVCNGNRETLRQALSSDSIIRWHFRSFHRKRERIRRWSADPSGPTVLRCTSPRQLDRWLRQLRPAPDHSSEPRYPR from the coding sequence GTGGTCGCGCACAGAATCTTCGTGTATGGCGTTACCGGGTCGGGCAAAACCACGGCGGCCGCACGGATCGCGGCGGCCACCGGACTCCCGTGGCATTCGGTGGACGACCTGACCTGGGAACCGGGCTGGGTGCAGGTGCCCGATGACGAGCAGCGCAGGCGGATCGCGGCGATCTGCGCGGGTGAGGAATGGATCCTGGACACCGCCTACGGCAAGTGGCTGGAGATCCCGCTGGCCAGGGTGGAGCTGATCGTCGCGCTGGACTACCCGCGCTGGCTGTCCCTTGCCAGACTGCTGCACCGCACCGCCCGGCGAATCCTTGATCGCAGGCTGGTCTGCAACGGCAATCGGGAAACACTCCGGCAGGCGCTCTCCAGCGATTCGATCATCCGCTGGCATTTCCGCTCGTTCCACCGCAAGCGGGAACGCATCCGGCGATGGTCCGCCGACCCTTCCGGCCCCACCGTGCTCCGCTGCACCTCGCCCCGCCAGCTGGACCGCTGGCTCAGGCAGCTGCGGCCAGCACCAGACCACTCGTCGGAACCCCGGTACCCGCGGTGA
- a CDS encoding lipid-transfer protein encodes MTLSGAAAIAGIGATEFSKDSGRSELRLAAEAVGSALADAGLSPSDVDGLVSFTMDGNSEIAVARELGMGDLSFFSRIHYGGGAAAATVQQAAMAVATGVAEVVVAYRAFNERSGQRFGQVSTAAAQQVNSSGVDNSFHYPMGIATPAATVAMLARRYLHDYGATSEDFGRVAVVDRKHAATNPKAWFHGRPITLAEHQASRWVAEPLHLLDCCQESDGGVALVITSLRRARELRNPPAVIAGAAQGSAPDQYVMTSYYREELAALPEMGVVGRQLWRQAGIGPADVDVAVLYDHFTPYVLMQLEELGFCGRGEAKDFVRDGALELDGALPLNPHGGQLGEAYIHGMNGIAEGVRQVRGSAVNQVAGVRHVVVTAGTGVPTSGLVLAAAA; translated from the coding sequence ATGACACTGTCCGGCGCGGCGGCAATTGCCGGGATCGGCGCGACCGAGTTCTCCAAGGACTCCGGGCGCAGCGAGCTGCGACTGGCCGCGGAGGCCGTCGGTTCGGCGCTGGCCGACGCCGGCCTTTCACCGTCCGATGTGGATGGTCTGGTCTCGTTCACCATGGATGGCAACAGCGAGATCGCGGTGGCACGCGAACTCGGCATGGGCGATCTTTCGTTCTTCAGCCGGATCCACTACGGCGGCGGCGCGGCGGCGGCGACGGTGCAGCAGGCGGCGATGGCCGTGGCCACCGGGGTCGCCGAGGTGGTGGTCGCCTACCGCGCGTTCAACGAACGATCCGGGCAGCGCTTCGGCCAGGTGTCCACGGCCGCGGCGCAGCAGGTCAACTCCTCCGGGGTGGACAACAGCTTCCACTACCCGATGGGCATCGCGACCCCGGCCGCCACGGTGGCTATGCTCGCCCGGCGCTACCTGCACGACTACGGGGCCACCAGCGAGGACTTCGGCCGGGTCGCGGTGGTGGACCGCAAGCACGCGGCCACCAACCCGAAGGCGTGGTTCCACGGCAGGCCGATCACCCTGGCCGAGCACCAGGCCTCGCGCTGGGTGGCCGAACCGCTGCACCTGCTGGACTGTTGCCAGGAGAGCGATGGCGGGGTGGCGCTGGTGATCACCAGTCTGCGGCGCGCCCGTGAGCTGCGTAACCCGCCCGCGGTGATCGCCGGTGCTGCGCAGGGCAGCGCCCCGGACCAGTACGTGATGACCAGCTACTACCGCGAGGAGCTTGCCGCGCTGCCGGAGATGGGTGTGGTCGGCAGGCAGCTGTGGCGGCAGGCGGGGATCGGCCCCGCGGACGTGGACGTGGCGGTGTTGTACGACCATTTCACCCCGTACGTGCTGATGCAGCTGGAGGAGCTGGGTTTCTGCGGCCGGGGTGAGGCCAAGGACTTCGTCCGGGACGGGGCGCTGGAGCTGGACGGCGCGTTGCCGCTGAACCCGCACGGCGGTCAGCTCGGCGAGGCCTACATTCACGGGATGAACGGCATCGCCGAGGGGGTGCGTCAGGTGCGCGGCAGCGCGGTGAACCAGGTCGCCGGGGTGCGGCATGTCGTGGTCACCGCGGGTACCGGGGTTCCGACGAGTGGTCTGGTGCTGGCCGCAGCTGCCTGA